The Sporichthya brevicatena genome contains the following window.
GGCCGGGCACCCGAGGACGTCGTGCGCGAGCTCTACGTCGCCGTGTTCGGGGCCGAGCCGCGCGAGGACTCGGGCGGTGATGACCCGGGGGGAGCCTGAGCCCGCCGTCGCAGGCGGGCGACCCGGCTCCCGGGGGAGGCCCGAAACGGCGGCCACGACCCACCCCCGGTGACCGCACCATCGGGCGCAACCAGCTCGCGAACCGTTCCCGGTTCGCCGAGCTGTCCCCCGAGGTCGGTGTCCTCGACGTTCAGGCGGCCGAGGACGCGATGGCCGCCGACCCGGACGCCACCCTCGCGCTGCTCGCCGAGATGGCGCGGGCGACCGACGAGAAGCTCCGCGCGGCCGCGCGGCAGCTGGCCGGGCGCATCGTGCTCGACCGCGTCCGGACCGGGCCGCCGAGGGCGCGCGGCATCGGCAAGCTGCGCAACGTCCCGGCCGACCGGGGCGGCGACCTCGACCTCGACGCCTCGATGCCGGCCGTGGTCGACGCCAAGGCCCTCCGCCGCCCGCCGCACCTGGGTGACCTGACGGCGCGGACGTGGTCGCGACCCGAGCTCGCGCTGTGCCTGCTCGTCGACGCGTCCGGGTCGATGGGCGGCGAGCGGCTCGCGGCCGCCGCCCTGACCGCCGCCGCGTGCGCGCTGCGGGCCCCGGGGGAGTACGCCGTCCTCTCCTTCGCGCGCGAGGTCTCCGTGCTCAAGGCGATCGACGCCCCGGCCGCGCCGCAGACCGTCGTCGACGCGATCCTCGGGCTGCGCGGGCACGGCGTCACCGCCCTCGCCACCGCGCTCCGGGCGGCCACCGACGAGCTGGAGCGCTCGCGGGCGTCCCGTCGCGTCGTCGTCCTGCTCTCGGACTGCCGGGCCACCGACGACGAGGACCCGATCCCGGTCGCGTCCCGCGTGCCCGAGCTCGTCATCCTCGCCCCGGCCGAGGGCTGCGAGCAGGCCGAGGACCTCGCGGCGCGGACCGGGGCCCGCTGGGCCCCGATGACCGGGTCCTCCGCCGCCCCCGCCGCCCTCCTCTCCCTGCTCGACCGCTGAGACATCCTCAGGTACTTGGAGGGCGCTCCAAATCGGGGGTTCGGGGTTCGTAGTCGGCTCCATTGTCCCGGGGGCCGCGGTTCGCGAGGGTTGCGGACAGCGAGCCACACCCCCCGCAGGACCAATGGAGGTCACGGAGATGGAGTTCCTCGAGGTCGTCGGCACCCGGCGCAGCACGCGCTGGTTCAAGACGTACCAGCCGGTCGAGCGCGAGAAGATTCAGGAAATCCTGGAGGTCATGCGCTGGACGACGTGTCCCGGCAACCTGCAGCCGTGGCGTGCGGTCGTGGTGTGGCGCGACGAGCTCGACCCCGACATCCGCGAGGAGCTTCTGCAGGCCGACAACTGGCAGGGCGCCCACGTCCAGGCTCCGGTCTGGATCTACATCTTCGCCGACCCCGAGGCGGCGCGGCCGGGATCGTTCGCGACCAGCACACAGCAGCTCATTGAGGTCGGCGCGGTGCCCACCGCCTACGGCTGGTCCAAGACCCGCATCGTCGACGCGATCGAGCGCGCTGTCGAGACCCCCGCCGGCATGGCCGCGATCAACGAGCTCCTGCACGACCTCCCGCACGAGGCGTCGGCGACGATCGCCCACTCCGAGACCGTCGGCGCCTGCGCCGTCACCGTCCTGGCGGCCGTCAACGCCGGGCTCGGCACCTGCCTGCACATGATCGCCCGCCCCAACAAGCAGGCTCGGGTGAAGGAGATCCTCGGCGTCCCCGAGCACTGGATCCCGGTGTGGGTGCAGCTCGTCGGCTACCCGGCCGAGGGCGTCGAGGCCGGCGGCCAGCGTCCGCGGCAGCCGTTCGAGTCGACGTTCTTCGAGGGCAACGCGCAGACGCCGTTCCGGCGCGACCCGAAGGTCGTCGAGAAGATGGAGCGGGAGAAGCTCCTGCAGGCGCCGGCCCCGCTGCCCGGTCGCCGCGACGAGCTCATGTTCCTCGCGCGGATGTACGGCTACCCCGAGGACCAGGACGACTGAGTCGCTGCGGATCTCCCCGCAGCTCATCCCCACTCAGTTGTTCCTGATCCGTCAGGTCCCCGTCCCGATCGGTAGGTACGAATGCCGGACTTCCGCGACTACAAGACCGTGCAGCGCTGGCTGGAGGAGCCGCCCGGACGCGGCTTCCAGCCGGTTCGCGAGGACCCCGCCGCCAAGTGCGAGATCCTCGAGAAGTTCTGCGCGCACATCGGCGTCGACCCCGACACGCTGATCGCCACCACGACCGACCTCGTCCCCACCGGATCGGTCGAGCGCAACAAGCAGCTCAAGGCGCTCAAGCAGTGGGTCCGCGCGCAGGAACTGCCGGACTCCCAGGCGACCAAGTGGGAGAACCACATCCGCGGGTTCTTCATCAAGAACGGCGTGAAGGTTCTGGTCCGCCCCTACAGCGACGTCTACCGGCGCAGCCCGGGTGAGCGCGCCGCCCGCGGCTTGGCGTGAGGGGTGGTCAGGTGAACACCGGAGATCTGCTGACCAACGCGGCGCGCAGCTACCCCGACCACCCCGCCTTCATCTTCGAGGGAGAGAGCCGGACGTACGCCGAGTCCTGTGCTCGCGCCGACGCGTGGGCGCGGGCCCTGCTCGCGGGCGGCCTGCAGCGCGGGGACCGGGTGGCGCTGTACCTGCGCAACTGCCCCGAGTTTCTGGAGACGCTCTACGGCACCTGGAAGGCCGGCGGCGTCGTCGTCCCGCTCAACGCGACCTTCACCGCTGACGAGCTGGCCTGGCACCTCGCTGACAGCGGTGCCACGGTCCTGCTCACCGACGCCGAGGGCCTGCCCGCGGTGGCGAAGGCCCGACCGGACCTGCCGGGCCTGGCCCGCGTGGTCTGCCACGACCCGGGGGCAGCGCGTCCCGAGCTGCCCGCGGACGAGTTGCTCGACCAGACCCTGGCCGCGCAGTCCGGCGAGCCCCTGGTCAGCGTCGACGTCGCCGAGAACGACCTGGCCTGGATCGCCTACACCTCCGGCACGACCGGCCGGCCCAAGGGCGCGATGCTCACGCACCGCGTGCTGATCTACCAGTGCCTGACGACGCTGGCCGACGTCGAACGCATGGACCAGACCCACGTCGGCATGCATGCGGCGCCGCTGTCCCACGGCTCCGGGCACAACTCGCTGGCGTTCACGATGAAGGCCTGCACGCAGGTCATCCACCAGCGCTGGGGGTTCGACACCGCGCTGTTCCTGGAGCAGGTCGAGCGCTACCGCGTCGCGGCGATGTTCCTGGTGCCGACGCAGATCAAGATGATCGTCGAGCACCCGGACCTGCCGAACCGGGACGTCTCCAGCCTGCAGTGGATCTGCTACGGCGGCGCCCCGATGTACCGCGAGGACCAGAAGCGCGCACTCAAGGCGCTCGGCCCCGTGCTGGTGCAGTGCTTCGGCCAGACCGAGTCACCGATGTCCGGCACCGTCCTGACCCGTGACGAGCACTCACTTCACGACGGCGACGGCCGCGAGCGGTCCGTCGGTCGAGTGCGGGTGGGCATCGAGCTCAAGATCCTCGACCCCGAGGGCAACGAGGTACCGCCGGGCGAGGCGGGCGAGATCTGCCTGCGTGGCCCGACACTGATGGCCGGGTACTGGAACCGGCCCGAGGCGACGGCAGAGACCCTCGCCGGCGGCTGGCTGCACACGGGCGACGTCGGGATGGTCGACTCCCACGGCTACCTGTTCATCCTCGACCGGCTCAAGGACCTCATCATCTCCGGCGGGCTGAACGTCTACCCGCACGAGATCGAGGACGTCCTCATCACCCACCCCGCGGTCTCGGAGGCCTGCGTCATCGGTGTGCCCCACGAGAAGTGGGGCGAGGCGGTGCACGCGGTCGTGGTCCCGGTCGAGGGTGCGACCGTCGACCCGGCCGAGCTGATCTCCTGGAGCGGGCAGTACCTCGCGGGCTACAAGAAGCCGAAGAGTGTCGACGTCGTCGACGCCCTGCCGAAGACCACCTACGGCAAGGTCGCGAAGCGCGAGGTCCGCGCGCCGTACTGGGCCGGCCTCGGCCGCAACATCTGATGGACCGTCATGATGGACCGTCATGATTGACCGTCATGGCTGACGCCTGGGTCGCCGGCGCGGCCATGACGGCCTTCGGGCGTTCGCCGCACGGGCCGGAGGCGCTGGCCTCGCAGGCCGTGGCCGCCGCCCTGGCCGACGCCGGCCTCGCGGCCACCGAGATCGGCCAGGTCTTCCTCGGGAACGCCGCGGCCGGTCTGCTGCTCGGGCAGGAGATGATCCGCGGTCAGGTGTTCCTGCGCGCGTCCGGTCTGCTCGGGGCGCCGATCGTCAACGTCGAGAACGCATGCGCGTCGAGTTCGTCGGCGCTGGCGTTGGCCGTCACCGCGGTGCGGGGCGGGATGCTCGACGCGGCGCTGGCCGTCGGCGTCGAGAAGATGACCGTGCCCGACAAGGCGCGCGTCTTCGGGGCGCTCGCCTCCGCCACCGACACCCTGCGCCGGCCGGACATGCGCACGCTGGTCGCGACCACGACGCTGGGTGAACCGCGCCCGGCGGGGGAGTCGGCGCCCACCGCGTCCGCGTTCATGGACCACTACGCGCACAAGGGTGCGGTGTACCTGGAGAAGGCCGGCGGCGACGTCACCGACCTCGCCCGCGTCGTCGTGAAGTCCCGCGCGTTCGCGGCGCTCAACCCCAAGGCCCAGTTCACGACGCCGACGACGGTCGAGGAGGTGCTCGGCGGCCGGGTGATCTCCGACCCGCTGCGGTTGTCCATGTGCGCCCCGATCGGTGACGGCGCCGCGGCGGTCGTGGTCGTCTCCGACCGGCTCGCGAAGCGACTCGGCCGGCGGGTGGTGCGCGTCGCCGGCCAGGGCATCGTCAGCAACGACCCGACCACCGCGGACTTCCCGGCCGGCCTCGCCGCCGCCAAGGCGTTCATCCAGGCCGGCGTCGGCCCGCACGACGTCGACGTCGTCGAGGTCCACGACGCCGCCGCCCCGGCGGAGCTGTTCTGCCTCGAGGAGATCGGGCTGTGCCCCGAGGGCGGCGCGCTCGGTCTGCTCCGCGACGGCATCACCGGCCCCGGCGGCCGGCGGCCCGTCAATCCCAGCGGTGGCTTGCTCTCGCGAGGCCACCCCGTCGGCGCCACCGGGTGCGGCCAGATCGTCGAGCTCACCGACCAGTTGCGCGGCCGCTGCGGCGCCCGCCAGGTCCCCGGCGCGCGCCTCGCCCTCGCCCAGAACTCGGGCGGGATCCTCGGCGACCACGAGGCCGTCGCCGTCGTCACCATCCTCGAGCGCACGACCCGCTGACCGCCGGCGCGTGCGCTTCACTCGCCGGCGCCAGGCCTCACTCGCCAGGCCGGGCGAGTAGAGCCTGTCCCCAGCGAGTGAAGCCGTCCCCGGGGGCGCTACCCGGCGACCCGGGCGACGTCTTCACAAGTCGAGCCCCTGCTTCACCAGCTGGGCGGGGCCAGTGAAGACGGCCGCAGCCTGTGAAGACGGCCGCAGCCAGTGGAGACGGCCGCAGCCAGTGGAGACGGCCGCAGCCAGTGAAGACGGCCGCAGCCAGTGAAACCGTCCCCCGGGGCGCTGCCGAACGAAAGGCGGGCACCGGGGAACCCGGTGCCCGCCCGGAGGAGCGGCGGTCAGAGCCTCACTTGTTGGTGTAGATGACGAACTGGTCCTTGTCGGGGGCGAAGCCCGAGGGACTGCCGTCCGGGTTGGCGATCGTGTTCGTGTTCTCGTACTTGTACATGTACTCGCGGCCCTGACCCTGCTTGTCGCTCCAGGTCTGTGCGGCGCCGGTGCCGCCGCGTTCGGCCTTGTTCCACGACCAGCTCTGTTCCAGGGAGGCGTCGGCGGCGTAGACGTCGCCGTTGCCGAGCTGGGCCATGAGGCGCTCGCGGGTGAGGTTCGGGCCGATGGCCTTCGCAGCCCGCTCGAACACGAGGGCGCCGACGTAGGCGGCCTGGACGATGTGGTGGTTCAGGCCCTTGTTGCCGCGGGCGTAGCGGTTCATGATCGCCATGAATTCGGTGCCCCAGAGCTTGTACGTCGTGTTGGTCCAGTAACGGCCGGCCGGGTGCTTGCCGAACAGGGAGCCGATGATCTCGCCGGCCATGTGGTTACCGGAGATGCCCTTCGGCGGGTAGTAGTTCTGCTGCGCCGCCTCGACGAGGAACTTCGTCGTCGTCGCCGCGTTGATCACGTAGTGGATGACGTGATCGGGGTTGGCCGCGCGCATCGCGAGGACCTGACCGGACATCGACGTCTCCGTGATGCCGACGTCGACCTTCTTCACCATCTTCGCGCCGGAGGCGTCGAGGATCCGCTGGACCTCGCTGCAGGAGAGCTGCATCTCGGGGCTGGTCAGACAGAGCAGGCCGTACGTCTTGGGCTTGATGACGTTCTTGACCCAGTGGGCGTTGGTCATCGCCTCGTGAACCATCGACATGTGCGTCGGGAACATGTACGGGTCCTGCCACTCGGTCTGGGAGTAGGCCCAGGTCCCGACGGCGGGGATCTTGTACTGCGCGAGGTCGGAGTGGATCGACGCCGACGCCCAGCTCGTGTAGCCGAGGAACGCGAAGATCTTGTCCTGGCCGATCAGCTTCTTGATGCAGGCCTTGGACCGGGACACCTCGCCCGGGCCGTCGTCGCACTCGACCAGCGACAGCCGCCGGCCGAGGACGCCGCCGCGGTCGTTGATCGAGGTGAACGTCGCCTTGATGCCGGCGGCGATCGGACCGATCAGCAGGTTGCCCAGCGCCATGCCGTACATGCCGACGGTGCCGAGCTTGATCGAGTCCTTGGTGACGCCCATGTCGGTC
Protein-coding sequences here:
- a CDS encoding nitroreductase family protein — protein: MEVTEMEFLEVVGTRRSTRWFKTYQPVEREKIQEILEVMRWTTCPGNLQPWRAVVVWRDELDPDIREELLQADNWQGAHVQAPVWIYIFADPEAARPGSFATSTQQLIEVGAVPTAYGWSKTRIVDAIERAVETPAGMAAINELLHDLPHEASATIAHSETVGACAVTVLAAVNAGLGTCLHMIARPNKQARVKEILGVPEHWIPVWVQLVGYPAEGVEAGGQRPRQPFESTFFEGNAQTPFRRDPKVVEKMEREKLLQAPAPLPGRRDELMFLARMYGYPEDQDD
- a CDS encoding long-chain fatty acid--CoA ligase; amino-acid sequence: MNTGDLLTNAARSYPDHPAFIFEGESRTYAESCARADAWARALLAGGLQRGDRVALYLRNCPEFLETLYGTWKAGGVVVPLNATFTADELAWHLADSGATVLLTDAEGLPAVAKARPDLPGLARVVCHDPGAARPELPADELLDQTLAAQSGEPLVSVDVAENDLAWIAYTSGTTGRPKGAMLTHRVLIYQCLTTLADVERMDQTHVGMHAAPLSHGSGHNSLAFTMKACTQVIHQRWGFDTALFLEQVERYRVAAMFLVPTQIKMIVEHPDLPNRDVSSLQWICYGGAPMYREDQKRALKALGPVLVQCFGQTESPMSGTVLTRDEHSLHDGDGRERSVGRVRVGIELKILDPEGNEVPPGEAGEICLRGPTLMAGYWNRPEATAETLAGGWLHTGDVGMVDSHGYLFILDRLKDLIISGGLNVYPHEIEDVLITHPAVSEACVIGVPHEKWGEAVHAVVVPVEGATVDPAELISWSGQYLAGYKKPKSVDVVDALPKTTYGKVAKREVRAPYWAGLGRNI
- a CDS encoding ABC transporter substrate-binding protein; this encodes MRVHSRRFLTATPIVLSAALVLSSCGGGTSDNDAAAANAAQQEAVVTDPAGAPVDAAGTDSAAADPAAAPVADAAGEAAAGQAPVTGAAAPVESAGSAATNASAKKAKTSSSGSSKGAAGTSLGGLTSIDTAAERAANERLAAQRNGATDMGVTKDSIKLGTVGMYGMALGNLLIGPIAAGIKATFTSINDRGGVLGRRLSLVECDDGPGEVSRSKACIKKLIGQDKIFAFLGYTSWASASIHSDLAQYKIPAVGTWAYSQTEWQDPYMFPTHMSMVHEAMTNAHWVKNVIKPKTYGLLCLTSPEMQLSCSEVQRILDASGAKMVKKVDVGITETSMSGQVLAMRAANPDHVIHYVINAATTTKFLVEAAQQNYYPPKGISGNHMAGEIIGSLFGKHPAGRYWTNTTYKLWGTEFMAIMNRYARGNKGLNHHIVQAAYVGALVFERAAKAIGPNLTRERLMAQLGNGDVYAADASLEQSWSWNKAERGGTGAAQTWSDKQGQGREYMYKYENTNTIANPDGSPSGFAPDKDQFVIYTNK
- a CDS encoding VWA domain-containing protein translates to MAADPDATLALLAEMARATDEKLRAAARQLAGRIVLDRVRTGPPRARGIGKLRNVPADRGGDLDLDASMPAVVDAKALRRPPHLGDLTARTWSRPELALCLLVDASGSMGGERLAAAALTAAACALRAPGEYAVLSFAREVSVLKAIDAPAAPQTVVDAILGLRGHGVTALATALRAATDELERSRASRRVVVLLSDCRATDDEDPIPVASRVPELVILAPAEGCEQAEDLAARTGARWAPMTGSSAAPAALLSLLDR
- a CDS encoding thiolase family protein yields the protein MADAWVAGAAMTAFGRSPHGPEALASQAVAAALADAGLAATEIGQVFLGNAAAGLLLGQEMIRGQVFLRASGLLGAPIVNVENACASSSSALALAVTAVRGGMLDAALAVGVEKMTVPDKARVFGALASATDTLRRPDMRTLVATTTLGEPRPAGESAPTASAFMDHYAHKGAVYLEKAGGDVTDLARVVVKSRAFAALNPKAQFTTPTTVEEVLGGRVISDPLRLSMCAPIGDGAAAVVVVSDRLAKRLGRRVVRVAGQGIVSNDPTTADFPAGLAAAKAFIQAGVGPHDVDVVEVHDAAAPAELFCLEEIGLCPEGGALGLLRDGITGPGGRRPVNPSGGLLSRGHPVGATGCGQIVELTDQLRGRCGARQVPGARLALAQNSGGILGDHEAVAVVTILERTTR